The genomic DNA CGGATCTGCCGGGTCAGTTCGATACCGATGTTCCAAGCGAGCTGCAATTTGTTGCGGCAGACGGTCTGCCCCAGCTGTTTGAGCGACGCCTCAAAATAGTCGACCGCTTGATCTTTATTGCCCCGTTTAAATTGCAATTCCCCCCGTTTCATCGCCACGCGGGCGTGGTCCTGATCGACCACCGCACTTTGAGCTGCGGCCTCCAACCATTGTTCGGTTTCGTTGTATTCGCCGCGAAGCATCAAAACCTCACTCATCATCATTTCGATTTGATGACGGGTGACGCTATCGGCGTGTTGCAACGCGCGGGTCGCGATCGAGAGCTGGGTTTGGGCGCTGACCAGCGAGAAGCTTTTCAGCGCGACCTGCGCAGCGCGGAGCGCGTACGGGAGCGCTTCGACGTGCATCTCCGCGGCGTCGAAATGATAAGCGATGTCGAAGACACGATCGGGAACGTGCGATTCCAAATAGCGTCCCAGTTGTCCATGCATCGCCCGTTGAGTCTCTTGGGAGATACCACTCAAAACCGCAGCACGGATCTTGTCGTGGACAAACGAAAACTTGCTGTTGGGACGACTCCAAACCAATCGATGGGCGCGGGCGGACTTAAAGGCCACATGCGCATCGGCCATTTCCATCCCTGCCAAACTCGCTGCGGCATCGAGACTGAAGTCGTGACCGATCACCGCGGCGGCATTCAACAGGCTTCGCGAGCTGTTGGGCAACCGCGTTAAACGATCGACCAAGATCTCGCTGGAATTGTCGGCCGCTTGGAATGTCGACAGCCGTTCGTGATCGATTGCCCAGGCTTCGTTTTCGACCGTTAAAACATTTGATTCCAGCATCCCTCGCAAGACGGCCGCCGCCATGAAGGGGCTGCCTTCGGCGTACTTCTGCACGACTTCGATCGCAACGCTTGGCAGCGGGCCCGCCATCGATAAGGCGAGTTGCTTGACTGCGTGAAGACTCAACGGTCCCAGCGTGGTGAGATGAGAAACGCGCAGCGCACGCTGCATGTCTTGACGGCATGGCTCATAGGGACGCATCACCGCCAGCAGGAACAGGTGGCGCGCCTCGGCTTCACAGATCTCCGTTAACACGCGCATCGATTGATCGTCGATCCATTGGCAATCATCCAGCGTCAACATCACGCAACGATCGGCGGTCCCCAGCCCAGACAGCAACGTTCGAAACGCCAGGATCACGCGTCCCTGCCCCAGTTCATCCGGGCCGGACAACCGAGTTCCGGTCCAACCGAGCACATCGGCGATCGCGGGCATCGCGGTGATCACTTCCTCGCGAAAGTCCTCCATCCGCCGGATCGTCTGTTCGCGCAGCTCCGCGTCGTTGACGAGAAATTTCGCCAGTTGATCGATCATCTGCAACCAACACGCGTTCGGCTGTTGGGCCGCGTGCTGCGAAGATCTTCCGTTGAGGATCAGGAAGCCTTTTCTGGCCGCGACGCTAGAGATCTCATGCAGCATCCGGGTCTTTCCCATCCCCGATTCGCTGGTCATTAAGATCTTATGGAATCGACCACAAATCGCGTCTTCAACCCCCAGTCGCAGTTCATTGGTCTGTTCCTGCCGCCCGACGAATGCCGGTTCGATCAACACGGTTCGCCGATCGGCGGTGCCGATCACGAACTTCGGCGCGACAATCCCCGCTTCGATGAAGGAGAGGATTTTATCGACATCAAACAACGCAGCGCGGGCCGATTGGTAGCGGTCGCGCGGTTCTTTGCAGATCAATTTTTCGATGAACTTGATCACTAGATCGGGGGTCTCGACCGAAAAGCGTTCGGCCGCGGGATCCGACGTCATGTGTTGATAGAGGATGTCGTTGACCTCTCCATCAAACGCTGGGACTCCCGTCAGACAGGTGTTGAGCACATGTCCCAGCGAATACAGATCGGAGACTTCGCCGATGTCGTGATCGATTACTCCCGAAAGTTCGGGAGACATGTACGACGCGAATTCGCGGCTCAGCGCGTCGTTGCCTCCCAATGCGTCGGCAGATCGAAGTGGCAGGTATCCACATAAAACGGCCAGTCCATCGGGGCGGATGACAATCTTTGAAGGGCGAATGTCCCGTTGAATGCAGCCGATCTGGTGAATGCCGTCCAACGCGGTCAACAGGTCCCGCGCAATCCGCATCGTGTCGCGCGGTGTGAATCGCGCGTTGCCAATCCGCGCTGACAGTAACGTTCCTGGCACATGAGGATAGACAATCCGCAGATGCTCTTCGCCGAGCTCGAATTCCAAGGGGCGGGAATAGGTTTCACAACAGATTCCCGAGGTCAAGCGAACTTCGTTCATGAACCGCGCCAGTCCGCTTTCGCGAAAAAACCGCTTGGGAACTTCACGCAGCACCACCCGCTCGCCCGTTTGCAAATCCTTAGCAAAGCAGGCATCGACCATCGATCCATCAGACAACCGGTCGAGAACCTGGTATCGGTTCTCGTGGGTGGCAACGGTTGCGTCAGGAACAATGGGGTGTGTCATGAACTTGACCGCGTTCAGTGCAGACCTAATGCGAGACGACCGTGGCAGCTTGCGTCGACAAGGCAAACCGTCACTAGAGGAAATGGATCGTAATGGCAAAGGGGCGTTGCCGGCTGCCGAAGTTTAGGCCCTATTCTTGGCGCTAGCCCAAAAAAAATGGGAACGCTCGACTTGACTATCACGTTTCCCTATCTGTCCCTCCAGATGACGCCACCCCCTTAACGGAGATGCAGTCTCTGGCGAACGTACTGCTTCCTGTTGGGCGTTCGTAGAAAATGCTTGGGATTCGCGAACTCTATAGAGTTGGTCGATCGTTTCTAACGCGCCGACGTGCCTTGAAAAACTTTGTAGTTCCCATCCACATGAGGTAGGAACGACGTCTCATAGTATTTGCCGCAAACTCCTTCGCGGGACCAGCGTCACGAAGCTTGCTAATTAGCATCGAATCTATCGCGAAGCGAATCGTCTCTCGTTGGCTTCGAACGATTGCTTCTTGTCCATACTTTTCATTTGAGGTTCGGTGATGGTCGGTTCACAGGTCGGGCATGCGGCGATTTCTTGGCAGCAAGATTATGCAGATCGCATGAATCCCACGTTGGTCACAGGTTTGTTGCATGAAGCGGTGCCGGCCCTAAAGTCGATCGATTGGCGGATCACCGAAGTGCGTGAAGGGATGTGCGTCACCGAGTTGCCGCTGTGTTATGCGTCGACCAATCAACATGGCACGCATCAGGCAGCATTGATCTCATTGTCCGCCGACTACACCGGCGGGATCGCGTTAGCATCTCTATTACGTGCAGTGCCTATTGTGGGGGTGCATCCATGCCACGAAGACGATTCCGCATCGCTGTGGCTGGCGTCGATGGATGTTAAATACCGGATCCCAAGCACCGGGCATCTGCGTGGCGTGTGTGAAGTTCCCGAGTCGTTAGTGAACAAAGTTCGGCAACGTTACTTTGCGGGCAAACGGGTATTGGTCACATTGCCGGTAACCTTCACTGCCAATGGCGATGTGGTCGCCGAAGCGGAGATGAAATACTTTGCGCAGCCTTCAATCCAGTTGAGGCCGACCAAAGAACAGCCGCAAATCTCACCGTTGTACAAGCACAAACTGAAATCGTCGGCACGGATGATCGCCGGTTTGCGTGCCTCTTCACAACACGAGCACCTACGTCTGGACGCCGGACACGAACGGCAAGCGGCGGGTCCGCATGGCGAATTGCTGGCGATGCGGCTTTGTCGCGTCTTGCCACAGCTGCAAGATATGGTGTTGGCGCGAACGGCGCACATCGATCAAACGATCACCGATGTCGAAAATCTACAACAGGTGGTGATCTTGGGGGCCGGTTTGGATATGCGTCCGTTCCGTTTGTTCGCGGGCGATCGGAAGCCCATCTATTTTGAATTGGATCTGCCCGAGATGCTCGAAGAGCGAACGCGCGTGATCTCTCAAATGAAAGATCGCCCTGACGTTCGTCGTCGGATGGTTGGTGCCGATTTTAAACAGGACGACGTCGCGCGTCTGTTGTTGGAGCATCCGGACTTCGATCCCCAGCTTCCCACCGTGGTGGTCTACGAAGGCTGTTCGATGTATTTCAGCAAAGCGGAAAACCGTCGGATTCTGAATGCCGCCAGCGAGTGGTTGGGCCATCGAGACAGTCGCATCTGGTGCGACTTTGTCACCCAAGGCGTCGTCGATGGAACGTCGCAACATCCCGCGGTCGCTAAGTTTCTCGAGGGAATGGAGGAGCTGGGAGAGCGGTTTATTTTTGGTTGTGATCGGCCCGCCGAACTCCTCCGTCAATGTGGATTCGCGACGACCGAAACCACCCCCTCGGGGCAACATCTTCGGTCGACCGATCCGCTACTTTCGGAATACCAGTTCGCGGTATCGACTGGCGTCCGCCCAACGAAACCGCGTTAACGCCGTCGCTTGGCCCACCGCCATCGCACCAAGCGCTTGTTGTGTTGCGGAAGATAAGACGGTGGTGCGAACTGTGCGGTGATGGAGCCCGCACCGCGGAGTAGGACTTCCGCAAATTTATGGCAATCAGTGCATAAGACAAACGGCCTCTTCCCCACAGGTCGATAAAGCTATCACAGACCGAACGGAACATGGATTCGTTCTCTCGTCGATTTTTGTGGGGCAGCAATCATGGCAACCGATTCACGTTGCATTGTATTGGCTCAAAGCTTGGTCTTGTTGTTGGCAGCGACAGGGGTTTGTTTTGGACAAGGGGCAATCGTTTCATCCGCGGGCCCGGTTCATCGTGGGATGGGAGGCGCATCGACGGCCGCGCCGATCAGCGCCCTCGGCGCGCTGTATTGGAACCCTGCCACGATCAGTGGGATGGAACATGGTGAGCTGGAAGTCGGAATGGATGTGTTGTTCACACAACATCGCATCGATTCATCGTACAGCCCCTACAGCGGTTCCACCGAAGCCGAACCGGGAACGTATCCGATCCCAAATATCGGTTGGGTGCACCATCTGGAGAACTCTCCCGTCACGATCGGTTTGAGTGTCAACGCCGTCGCCGGCTTCAAGACCAACCTGCAATCCAGCCTGACCAACCCGGTCCTGCTGCCTCAGCCCTACGGTTTGGGGCAAGTCAGTTCGGAGGCCTCGTTCCTTCAGATCGCCCCCGTCCTCTCGTACGCCGTGACCGATCAATTTTCAATCGGCGGCGGGCCGATCGTCACCAGCGGCCAAGTCGGGATCGAACCGTTCGTCTTTGATTCGGCCAACGCCAACCGGACGTATTCCTCGGGCCGATCGTCACGTTATCACTGGGGTGGCGGTTTGCAGCTGGGAGCCTACTACATCGCCAACGACGCGTGGCGTTTTGGTGCGTCCTTCAAAAGCCCCTCTTGGATGGAATCGTTTGAGTTCTATGGAGAGGATGAAAACGGAGCCCCACGGCAGATGAGCGCCGATATCGATCTACCGATGATCGTGTCGTTGGGAACCGCCTACGCCGGATTCGACAAATGGTTGTTGGCGTTGGATCTCCGCTATATCGATTATGCCAACGCCGACGGCTTTGGCGATCCGGCCGAATTTGACAGCACCGGGCGGCTGAAAGGTCTCGATTGGAGCAGCATCATGTCCGTCGCGATCGGTGCCCAGCGTGCCCTGGGCGAACGGACCTTTATCCGATGCGGTTACTCCTACAATCAAAATCCGATCCAAGACAGCGAGTCGTTCTATAACGTCGCCACGCCGTTGATCTATGAGCACACACTCAGTGTCGGTGGATCGTACCAGTTGAACGAAACCTTGGCGCTCAACATGGCCTATTCGCACTTTTTCGAAAATTCACGGACCGGTCCGATCGTCAATCCCGTCGCCGGTCCGTTGCCCGGATCGTCGGTGACCAACGAAATGCAGGCCAACGTGCTCAGCTTTGGTATCCTGATGCGACAATAGGGAGCGGGCTTTGGGCGTTAACGTTCGACGAGCGCACGGCAGATCATCGCCAAACTGGCTTCATCGCGTAATTGCATGACAGCGATTCCGCTGGCAACCAACGGTCCGGCGGCTTTGCTGTAGTCATCGATTTCAAAGGTGTTGATGATCGCTATCACCGCCCAGCCGCGGCGTTTAAATCCGGCCAGCACTTCCGCCGCCGCAGCGTCACATTTTTGCATGATCACGATCAGCGTCGTGTCGCGCGACAACCGCGATTCCACTTCCAGGAACGTCTGCGCTAGACTCAGCCCATCGGTGATCTCCAGCCGCGCCAACATCCGATGCACGTCGCGATAGTGAACCGGGCCGCGTTGCGCTGGAATGCAGACCGGTTTCAGATGCGCATCGACCTCATGCATTTTCAAATGTTGTGTGGCGGCATCGCGGGTGCGGTAGTCGGTCATGAATCCTTCGGTCCGGATTCGGTCGGCGGCATCGCGCCCGTTGGAGACCAATCCGAAAGGTTGGTTCATCTGATACAACGCGTTGCTGATCGACGCGGCCAACGTGATCGCCAATTCGCTGCGGACCGGTTCGTGTTGCCGAGGATTGGTGTCGCGATGCAGATCGACGACCAACGTCGCACCGGCGATGCTGGACGCTTCGTAGATCTTGCTGTGCAGTTCCCCGGTCCGCGCGGTCGCCGACCAATGGACTCGCCGCATCGGATCGCCCGGTTGCCATTGGCGAATGCCGACGACGCGCGTGGGATCGTCCATTAACGGATGCGTCATCCGGATCTCGCCGATCGGACGCCGCGATTGTACATCATAACCGTCCAGCGGCACCACGCGGGGCATCACAAGAAGATATTGCGGCACCGCGCCAACCCGATAGCGACGGTTGAGTCCCATCAGGTCGCCGGTTTCCAAGACCGTTGGACCGATCTGATAATACCCGCGACGATTGCACGTGATTTCGTAGCGGATCGTGTCGGTCTGCCCCGCGGACAATGAGAGCACTCGAATCCGATCCCCTTCGATTTGCAAGGCGGGCACTTTGTGAATCAACGCGTCGCGCGGCAGTAGATCTTCAGCCAACAGCCACGGAATCAAGACCTTGCCCGTGTTTTGGATCTCAATCGCGATCGGCACGACTTGGCCGATGTCCGCTTCCAAGGGGCCGCTAGCGCGATGCGCCCGCGGCGCGGCGGACCAAGTGTTGGTCAACCATCGGCTGACGGCAACGACCGCGATCGCGCTGTAGGCGGTGTACAGCAACAGCGACGAACCGAAAAGCATTCCGATCAACAACACCGCCGCCCCCAAGGCGATCCATTTGAATGATCCCTCGGGTTGATTCCGACGCGAATCGGTGGCGGAGGACGCGGCGGTCATGCTTCGCCGACCGTGGGGACTGCGATCTCACCGAGGATCGATTCCATCACGTTTTCGGCCGTGATCTTGCGCAATCGGCTTTCCGGACGGACGATGATCCGATGGTTCATCACAGGGCCGACAATCCGTTTGACATCGTCGGGCTGCACAAAGCTGCGGCCGCGGATCGCTGCCATCGCTTGAGCGCAGCGGAACAAGGCGATGGTCGCGCGAGGCGACGCTCCCAACGCAAGGTCCTCGTGATCGCGGGTGTCATGCACAATTTGCAATATGTATTCGCGGACCAACCGGTCGACGTGGACGCGCCGCACCGTGTTTTGGCACGCCACCAATTGCTGCGCCGTGGCGACCGGTTTGAGCGTATCGATCGGATGCTGGACTTGCAGCAATTCGAGCATCCGCAACTCTTCTTCCAGCGAAGGGTAGCCGAGTGAAAACCGCATCAAAAAGCGATCCAGTTGCGCTTCGGGCAGCGGAAAGGTCCCCTCGTGGTCGACGGGATTTTGCGTGGCGACGACCAGAAACGGGGGCTCCAGGGGGTATGTCGTCCCGTCGACGGTAACACGCGATTCGGCCATCGCTTCCAACAGCGCCGCCTGCGTCCGCGGCGTGGCGCGGTTGATCTCATCGGCGAGAAACAACTGGGTGAACAACGGCCCTTTGCGAAACTCAAACTCACCACTCTTCTGATTGAAAATCGACGTCCCGGAGATGTCCGATGGCAGCAGGTCGGGAGTGCACTGGATGCGTTTGAACTTGCAGCCGACGCTTTTGGCGAGGGCCCGGGCGAGCATCGTTTTGGCCACGCCAGGAACGTCTTCCAACAGAATGTGCCCGCTGGAGAACCACGCGACCAGGGAGAGCACCAATTGCTTGCGTTTTCCGACGATGGCGAGTTCGACGTTGCTGATGATCCGTTTGGAAAGCTCGGTAACTTCCGTCACATTGGGCGGTGTGGGTTGAGACATGGTGGATTCGGAGGGCCCAGAAACGGTGCATCGGTCAATGGAAACGCAGGCTCGAAGCCCTATTGTGGACTAGATCGACGTCGAATGCGATATGTTTGCTAGCGCGGAAATTCTTCGACTTCCACAGCTTTGCCGGGTACGAATCGTTGGACCTGCCTTGGTGTGTGTGCCGAAAAGGTTGATTAGAGAATCCGAACCGATTGCGTTGCGAAAGCGGGCGACGCAAAGGGTTCCCCGCATTTCGAGGGAACGCAACCCAAGTGAAAGGTTAGTTTCATGCTGAACTGGATGGCCGACGTCGACACCTATTTGCAACAGCTCAATGAGACGTCCGAAGCCTTGGCGGGCACTCTTGTCGGATTGGAACAAGCGACCCGCAAAGCCGCCAGCGAAGAGATCCACAACCAGTGCGCGAAACTGGGCAGCCTGCTGCGAGTGCTGCAACAACAGCTGGCTCAGCGGGAGGCGTTGTTAATCGAATTCCCCGACGCCGCCGATGCCGCTCCGGTCAGTCTGCAAGCGGCACTGAGCACGGTCAAGCACTCCGGTGCTGTCGAGATGGTCAAGCGTTGTGCGGTGATCAGCACCGAACTGCAAGGGCTGCATCAGAAGGCGATTGCGTTGTTTGTCGGCCAATATCACCTGAGCAATATGACCGAAGAATTTTTACGCTTGATGTCGGGCGTGTCGGCCAAACCGATCACTTATGACAAGACGGATGACGAGGCTGGCGGCAGCTTCTTGGATCGCGCCGCATGAACGGCAACGGGCCGCGGCGTCGCGAGAAACGATCGATTGCAGTGCCTTTGGGCGAGCCGTGCTCGCGGGCTGGTTTTCAACCCTGCCATGACCGCCGCGCGCCGCGACGCCATGTCACCGTTTCTCAATATGTAAGTCTATCGCCATGTCGCTAATCTCTGCGATCAACAAATCGGTAAGCGGGCTGAATGTGGCCCAACTGGGGCTACAGGTCGTTGGCAACAACATCGCCAACGCCAACACCCCCGGCTACATCCGGCAAGAACTCGTTCAGACGCCAGGGCTCGCCAACCGCCAAGGCGACCTGCTGATCGGCAGCGGTGTTCGACCGGTCGGAATCACCCAAGCCCTCGATCAAGCACTGGCCGAACGTTTGCGAGACGCCACGTCGGCGTTGGCGGCCAACGATACGTTGGGCTCCGCCCAAACCCACCTTGAAGCGTTGGTCAACGAACTGGGAGACGCCGATCTCAGCACGCAACTCTCGTCGTTTAACGCAAGTCTCCACGACCTCGCAAATCAACCAGGCGATTACGCGTTGAAACAGCAGGTCGTGCTCGAAGGGCAAACACTGGCCGACCATGTGCGGCGATTGGAACAAGGGGTTACCCAGTTGGCCGACGCCGCCGATGCGACCTATGCGTCGGACATCGAACAGGTCAACATTTTGACGACCAAGATCGCGTCGTTAAATCGCAAGATCGTCGATATCGAAGGGGGCCGCACGTTGGGCAGCGACGCGACCGGGCTTCGCGACGAACGTGAAATGGCGCTCAATGAATTGTCGGGCTACCTGAATATCGATACCCAGGAACAATCGACAGGATCGGTGGCGGTCTTTGTCGGAGGCGACTTTCTGGTCACCGACGGCATCTCACGCGATGTCTACAGCACCAACGTCAGTAAAGACCCTAGCAGTGCGTCGGAAATTCGGATCGTCGAAACCAACGCCCCGTTGACTATCACGGGCGGAAAGCTGGGAGGCATCTCCGAAGCCCGCGAAGGGATCTACGGGAAGTTCTTGACCGACCTCGATTCGATTGCTGCCGGAATCGCCGAATCGTTCAACCGTG from Rosistilla carotiformis includes the following:
- a CDS encoding SAM-dependent methyltransferase, whose protein sequence is MVGSQVGHAAISWQQDYADRMNPTLVTGLLHEAVPALKSIDWRITEVREGMCVTELPLCYASTNQHGTHQAALISLSADYTGGIALASLLRAVPIVGVHPCHEDDSASLWLASMDVKYRIPSTGHLRGVCEVPESLVNKVRQRYFAGKRVLVTLPVTFTANGDVVAEAEMKYFAQPSIQLRPTKEQPQISPLYKHKLKSSARMIAGLRASSQHEHLRLDAGHERQAAGPHGELLAMRLCRVLPQLQDMVLARTAHIDQTITDVENLQQVVILGAGLDMRPFRLFAGDRKPIYFELDLPEMLEERTRVISQMKDRPDVRRRMVGADFKQDDVARLLLEHPDFDPQLPTVVVYEGCSMYFSKAENRRILNAASEWLGHRDSRIWCDFVTQGVVDGTSQHPAVAKFLEGMEELGERFIFGCDRPAELLRQCGFATTETTPSGQHLRSTDPLLSEYQFAVSTGVRPTKPR
- a CDS encoding OmpP1/FadL family transporter is translated as MATDSRCIVLAQSLVLLLAATGVCFGQGAIVSSAGPVHRGMGGASTAAPISALGALYWNPATISGMEHGELEVGMDVLFTQHRIDSSYSPYSGSTEAEPGTYPIPNIGWVHHLENSPVTIGLSVNAVAGFKTNLQSSLTNPVLLPQPYGLGQVSSEASFLQIAPVLSYAVTDQFSIGGGPIVTSGQVGIEPFVFDSANANRTYSSGRSSRYHWGGGLQLGAYYIANDAWRFGASFKSPSWMESFEFYGEDENGAPRQMSADIDLPMIVSLGTAYAGFDKWLLALDLRYIDYANADGFGDPAEFDSTGRLKGLDWSSIMSVAIGAQRALGERTFIRCGYSYNQNPIQDSESFYNVATPLIYEHTLSVGGSYQLNETLALNMAYSHFFENSRTGPIVNPVAGPLPGSSVTNEMQANVLSFGILMRQ
- a CDS encoding DUF58 domain-containing protein, which translates into the protein MTAASSATDSRRNQPEGSFKWIALGAAVLLIGMLFGSSLLLYTAYSAIAVVAVSRWLTNTWSAAPRAHRASGPLEADIGQVVPIAIEIQNTGKVLIPWLLAEDLLPRDALIHKVPALQIEGDRIRVLSLSAGQTDTIRYEITCNRRGYYQIGPTVLETGDLMGLNRRYRVGAVPQYLLVMPRVVPLDGYDVQSRRPIGEIRMTHPLMDDPTRVVGIRQWQPGDPMRRVHWSATARTGELHSKIYEASSIAGATLVVDLHRDTNPRQHEPVRSELAITLAASISNALYQMNQPFGLVSNGRDAADRIRTEGFMTDYRTRDAATQHLKMHEVDAHLKPVCIPAQRGPVHYRDVHRMLARLEITDGLSLAQTFLEVESRLSRDTTLIVIMQKCDAAAAEVLAGFKRRGWAVIAIINTFEIDDYSKAAGPLVASGIAVMQLRDEASLAMICRALVER
- a CDS encoding AAA family ATPase; amino-acid sequence: MSQPTPPNVTEVTELSKRIISNVELAIVGKRKQLVLSLVAWFSSGHILLEDVPGVAKTMLARALAKSVGCKFKRIQCTPDLLPSDISGTSIFNQKSGEFEFRKGPLFTQLFLADEINRATPRTQAALLEAMAESRVTVDGTTYPLEPPFLVVATQNPVDHEGTFPLPEAQLDRFLMRFSLGYPSLEEELRMLELLQVQHPIDTLKPVATAQQLVACQNTVRRVHVDRLVREYILQIVHDTRDHEDLALGASPRATIALFRCAQAMAAIRGRSFVQPDDVKRIVGPVMNHRIIVRPESRLRKITAENVMESILGEIAVPTVGEA
- the flgK gene encoding flagellar hook-associated protein FlgK; the encoded protein is MSLISAINKSVSGLNVAQLGLQVVGNNIANANTPGYIRQELVQTPGLANRQGDLLIGSGVRPVGITQALDQALAERLRDATSALAANDTLGSAQTHLEALVNELGDADLSTQLSSFNASLHDLANQPGDYALKQQVVLEGQTLADHVRRLEQGVTQLADAADATYASDIEQVNILTTKIASLNRKIVDIEGGRTLGSDATGLRDEREMALNELSGYLNIDTQEQSTGSVAVFVGGDFLVTDGISRDVYSTNVSKDPSSASEIRIVETNAPLTITGGKLGGISEAREGIYGKFLTDLDSIAAGIAESFNRVHSQGKGTVGYTDLTSEVAVNPSVSLDQAGLDFTPENGSFDLQLFGETNELLSTHRIDIDLFSSGQGTTLNDVANQISAIDGLQGSITPDGRLTITSTTPGVTYGFGSDTSGFLAAAGINTFFVGNDAATLQISDRLLDSPEYLAISAEGIGTDADHLTQLVDLFEKPLAELGNISVRDRYQRLVTTITQGASIQKSVTDGLRTYHSALEGDYLSVTSVNIDEEAVKMIYLQRAFQASSRVISTASEMLELLVSL